A stretch of Synechococcus sp. MIT S9220 DNA encodes these proteins:
- the nusG gene encoding transcription termination/antitermination protein NusG, whose product MSDLDQSQSDSSEVLDLPAPNDGEEGTLETPTIRTGVARWYAVQVASSCEKKVKATLEQRAVTLGVSNRILEIEIPETPAVKIKKDGSRQSTEEKVFPGYVLVRMVLDEDTMMAVRSTPNVINFVGAEDRRATGKARGHIKPRPLSRQEVDRIFKRAAEKKTVVKVDLIEGDQILVTAGPFKDFQGEVIEVSGERSKLKALLSIFGRETPVELEFSQVSKQN is encoded by the coding sequence GTGTCTGATCTCGATCAAAGCCAGTCGGACTCCAGTGAGGTGCTTGATCTTCCTGCGCCGAATGACGGAGAAGAGGGCACCCTTGAAACCCCCACAATCCGCACGGGCGTTGCCCGCTGGTATGCGGTTCAGGTGGCATCAAGTTGCGAGAAAAAGGTGAAGGCCACGCTCGAGCAGCGGGCTGTGACGCTCGGTGTGAGTAATCGCATTCTTGAGATCGAAATTCCCGAAACGCCTGCGGTCAAAATCAAAAAAGACGGCAGCCGCCAGTCCACTGAGGAGAAAGTGTTCCCCGGTTATGTGCTTGTGCGCATGGTGCTGGATGAAGACACGATGATGGCCGTGCGCAGCACCCCAAACGTCATCAACTTTGTCGGGGCGGAAGATCGTCGTGCGACCGGTAAAGCACGTGGTCACATCAAGCCACGCCCCTTAAGTCGTCAGGAAGTCGACCGCATCTTCAAGCGTGCTGCCGAGAAGAAGACGGTTGTCAAAGTCGATCTCATTGAGGGTGATCAGATTTTGGTCACTGCCGGTCCGTTTAAGGATTTCCAGGGTGAGGTCATTGAGGTGTCGGGTGAGCGCAGCAAGCTCAAGGCACTCCTCTCCATCTTTGGCCGTGAGACACCGGTCGAACTTGAGTTTTCCCAGGTGAGCAAGCAGAACTGA
- the secE gene encoding preprotein translocase subunit SecE — protein MTSPTSEDTTAATTPPSSGPEQPEKKGGFLQATFEELKLVVWPSRQQLFSESIAVILMVSLSAAAIAALSRFYGWAASQVFR, from the coding sequence GTGACCAGCCCCACTTCCGAGGACACCACAGCAGCGACGACGCCCCCCTCATCAGGCCCTGAACAGCCTGAGAAAAAGGGCGGTTTTCTGCAAGCCACCTTTGAAGAGTTGAAGCTTGTGGTCTGGCCCAGCCGACAACAGCTGTTCAGCGAATCCATCGCCGTGATCCTGATGGTGAGCCTCTCCGCTGCGGCCATTGCCGCTCTGAGTCGCTTCTACGGCTGGGCTGCGTCCCAAGTGTTCCGTTGA
- a CDS encoding ATP-dependent Clp protease ATP-binding subunit, which yields MTSDFGVTPQPPASLTVEPDRFSDDAWELLLSAQDSARRWRHGDLDVEHLLQALFSDPRFEAIVASLSLPQDQLLDQLEGFLEDQPMARGDELFVGEDLETLLEVADSVRGLWGSRLIDVSHVFIAIGRDPRIGADLLSRFGLPADRLEAELRRPTPSAASPPLNPPAPVMRSAAPTPVVPPVQSLPEPVQIGQGPSDPLEDSALDLANEPGPMALDRYARDLTAAAAQGLLDPVVGRDSEIRSLIKVLSRRGKNNPVLIGAPGVGKTAIAELLAQRIVAGEVPESLQGLRLVALDVGALIAGAKFRGQFEERLREVLQEVSDPEAGVVLFIDELHTVVNSDRSSADAGSLLKPALARGDLRCIAATTPEDYRRTVEKDPALNRRFQQVQISEPSIDHSVEILRGVKERYELHHGVTITDAAVTAAARLADRYISDRCLPDKAIDLIDEAAAQLKMDVTSKPQVVEDAEMDLRRVELAVLAAEQAPESERVQLQRQRLEASSQLTQLRERWQAEREQLQELRQLLQEDEDLRHAVAEAERQGDLEEAARLQYDQLHRLQQRRCDLEESLKKAQQDGTALLREQVEAEDIADVVARWTGIPIQRLLAGERQKLLELDQRLGERVIGQFDAVGAVAAAIRRARAGMKDPRRPVGSFLFLGPTGVGKTELAKALAGQLFDEEESMVRLDMSEFMERNAVARLLGAPPGYVGYEEGGQLTEAVRRRPYALLLLDEVEKAHPDVFNVLLQVLDDGRLSDSQGRTVDFRHTVVVMTSNLASRAILESARQDREAGAPSDPSALDGAVDEALGRHFRPEFLNRIDEVIRFQPLGLDDLNKIVRLQLADLATLLREQGLELRVEEGVIEAIVSLGYEPEYGARPLRRVLRRRLENPLATELLEERFSDAQAVRVQAGATPNDPFLFEPE from the coding sequence ATGACATCCGATTTCGGCGTGACCCCTCAACCTCCAGCCAGTCTCACGGTGGAGCCAGACCGTTTCAGCGATGACGCCTGGGAGCTGTTGCTCTCTGCCCAGGATTCAGCCCGTCGCTGGCGTCACGGTGATCTGGATGTGGAGCATTTGCTGCAGGCTCTTTTCAGTGATCCACGCTTTGAGGCGATCGTGGCCTCATTGTCATTGCCTCAAGACCAGTTGCTCGATCAGCTCGAGGGCTTTTTGGAAGACCAGCCCATGGCGCGAGGAGATGAGCTGTTTGTCGGTGAAGATCTTGAGACCTTGCTCGAGGTGGCCGACAGCGTGCGTGGGCTCTGGGGGTCAAGGCTGATCGATGTGTCGCATGTCTTTATTGCCATCGGCCGTGATCCACGGATCGGCGCTGATCTGCTGTCTCGTTTCGGCTTGCCGGCCGATCGCCTGGAGGCCGAGCTGCGCAGACCCACCCCATCCGCTGCCTCTCCACCGCTCAATCCTCCTGCTCCTGTCATGCGTTCAGCAGCGCCAACGCCTGTTGTTCCACCTGTTCAGTCGTTGCCTGAGCCTGTTCAGATCGGGCAGGGGCCGTCGGACCCCCTTGAAGATTCGGCGCTTGACCTGGCCAATGAGCCAGGGCCCATGGCGCTGGATCGTTATGCCCGTGACCTCACTGCCGCTGCGGCGCAGGGCCTCCTGGATCCTGTGGTCGGTCGTGATAGCGAGATCCGCAGCTTGATCAAGGTGCTCTCGCGTCGGGGTAAGAACAATCCGGTTCTGATCGGAGCGCCCGGTGTGGGCAAGACGGCCATCGCCGAGCTGCTGGCCCAACGCATCGTTGCCGGCGAAGTCCCGGAATCGCTTCAGGGATTGCGGCTTGTTGCCTTGGATGTGGGTGCTCTGATCGCTGGCGCCAAATTTCGCGGGCAGTTCGAGGAGCGCCTGCGAGAGGTTCTGCAGGAGGTGAGTGATCCAGAGGCTGGAGTGGTGCTGTTCATCGATGAATTGCACACCGTGGTCAACAGCGACCGCTCCAGTGCCGACGCTGGCAGCCTGCTCAAGCCTGCTCTGGCCAGAGGCGATCTGCGTTGTATTGCTGCAACCACGCCAGAGGATTACCGCCGCACAGTGGAAAAGGATCCAGCTCTGAACCGTCGCTTTCAGCAGGTGCAGATCTCCGAGCCTTCGATCGACCACAGCGTCGAGATTCTGCGGGGCGTGAAGGAGCGCTACGAGCTGCATCACGGCGTGACGATCACCGACGCCGCAGTGACAGCTGCTGCACGCCTTGCCGATCGATACATCAGTGATCGTTGCCTGCCAGACAAGGCCATCGATCTGATCGACGAAGCGGCGGCACAACTCAAGATGGATGTGACGTCTAAGCCCCAGGTGGTGGAGGACGCCGAGATGGATCTGCGTCGCGTTGAACTGGCTGTTCTCGCGGCAGAGCAGGCTCCTGAATCGGAGCGTGTGCAGCTTCAGCGCCAGCGACTTGAGGCTTCGTCTCAACTCACTCAGCTGCGTGAGCGCTGGCAGGCAGAGCGGGAACAGCTGCAGGAACTGCGCCAGCTGCTGCAGGAAGATGAGGATCTACGCCATGCCGTTGCTGAAGCAGAGCGCCAGGGCGATCTTGAAGAAGCTGCGCGGCTTCAGTACGACCAGCTGCATCGTCTTCAGCAGCGTCGCTGTGACCTGGAGGAGTCGCTCAAGAAGGCGCAGCAAGACGGCACGGCATTGTTGCGGGAGCAGGTGGAAGCCGAGGACATTGCCGATGTGGTGGCGCGTTGGACAGGGATTCCCATTCAGCGCCTGCTGGCAGGCGAACGTCAGAAGCTGCTGGAGCTTGATCAGCGCCTGGGGGAGCGTGTCATCGGCCAGTTCGATGCGGTGGGGGCTGTGGCCGCGGCGATTCGCAGGGCCAGAGCCGGCATGAAGGATCCTCGACGCCCTGTGGGTTCATTTCTGTTTCTGGGGCCGACAGGTGTGGGCAAGACCGAACTGGCTAAGGCTCTCGCTGGCCAACTGTTCGATGAGGAGGAGTCCATGGTTCGCCTCGACATGAGCGAGTTCATGGAGCGCAATGCCGTCGCGCGCTTGCTCGGTGCCCCCCCCGGTTATGTCGGTTACGAGGAAGGAGGGCAGCTGACCGAAGCGGTGCGTCGTCGTCCTTACGCCCTGTTGCTTCTCGATGAGGTGGAGAAGGCTCACCCTGATGTGTTCAATGTGCTGTTGCAGGTGCTGGATGACGGACGTCTCAGCGATTCGCAGGGGCGCACGGTCGATTTTCGCCACACCGTGGTCGTGATGACCAGCAATCTGGCCAGCCGGGCCATTCTTGAATCAGCCCGCCAGGACAGGGAAGCGGGAGCACCAAGTGATCCATCCGCTCTAGATGGGGCTGTAGATGAAGCTCTGGGGCGACATTTTCGGCCTGAATTCCTGAACCGCATCGATGAAGTGATCCGGTTTCAGCCTCTTGGACTCGACGATCTCAACAAGATTGTGCGCCTGCAGTTGGCTGATCTGGCCACGCTGCTGAGAGAGCAGGGGCTGGAGCTGCGCGTTGAGGAAGGTGTGATTGAAGCGATCGTGAGCCTCGGTTATGAGCCGGAGTATGGAGCGAGGCCCTTGCGCAGGGTGCTGCGTCGTCGTCTGGAGAATCCCCTGGCGACTGAGTTGCTGGAGGAGCGTTTCAGCGATGCTCAGGCGGTTCGTGTGCAGGCTGGAGCGACTCCGAACGACCCCTTCCTGTTCGAACCTGAATAA
- the gloA gene encoding lactoylglutathione lyase, translating into MRMLHTMLRVGDLERSLSFYTDVLGMQLLRRKDYASGRFTLAFLGYGDEKDHTVLELTHNWDTEHYDLGDGYGHIALGVQDIHATCSGIAERGGRLVRAPGPMKHGSTVIAFLEDPDGYKVELIELASRSTAA; encoded by the coding sequence ATGCGCATGCTGCACACCATGCTTCGGGTTGGCGATCTGGAGCGATCGCTTTCTTTTTATACCGATGTCCTGGGCATGCAGTTGCTTCGCCGCAAGGACTATGCCTCCGGTCGTTTCACACTGGCCTTTCTGGGCTACGGCGACGAAAAGGATCACACCGTGCTGGAGCTCACGCATAACTGGGACACCGAGCATTACGACCTGGGTGATGGGTATGGCCACATCGCACTCGGGGTGCAGGACATCCATGCCACCTGTTCGGGGATCGCTGAGCGAGGTGGAAGGCTCGTGCGCGCACCGGGCCCGATGAAGCACGGCAGCACTGTGATCGCTTTTCTGGAGGATCCCGATGGATACAAGGTGGAGCTGATTGAGCTTGCGTCCCGATCGACGGCCGCTTGA